The proteins below come from a single Procambarus clarkii isolate CNS0578487 chromosome 44, FALCON_Pclarkii_2.0, whole genome shotgun sequence genomic window:
- the LOC138350154 gene encoding uncharacterized protein produces MSVATVVKGDDSGGGTPVAPATVVTPTKTGAYVQKNFRYTGKVQRNLHNTIKVQKNFHNPIKVQKNLHYTIKVQKNLHYTIKVQRNLHYTIKVQKNFHYTIKVQRNLHYTIKVQKNLHYTIKVQRNLHYTIKVQKNLHYTIKVQKNLHYTIKVQKNLHYTIKVQKIFRCNIKGRNNL; encoded by the exons ATGAGCGTTGCGACCGTGGTAAAGGGAGATGACAGCGGCGGGGGCACGCCTGTAGCACCAGCCACGGTAGTAACACCAACAAAGACAGGAGCATAT GTACAAAAGAACTTTCGCTATACCGGCAAAGTACAAAGGAACCTTCACAACACCATCAAGGTACAGAAGAACTTTCACAATCCCATCAAGGTACAAAAGAACCTTCACTACACCATCAAGGTACAAAAGAACCTTCACTACACCATCAAGGTACAAAGAAACCTTCACTACACCATCAAGGTACAGAAGAACTTTCACTACACCATCAAGGTACAAAGGAACCTTCACTACACCATCAAGGTACAAAAGAACCTTCACTACACCATCAAGGTACAAAGGAACCTTCACTACACCATCAAGGTACAGAAGAACCTTCACTACACCATCAAGGTACAAAAGAACCTTCACTACACCATCAAGGTACAAAAGAACCTTCACTACACCATCAAGGTACAAAAGATCTTTCGTTGCAATATCAAGGGGCGAAACAACCTTTGA